The stretch of DNA GCTTTGCCACCACTGTaccagcagaggcaggcaaTCTTCCGAGGCTCAGATACGGGGTACGTTTTTTAAAATGGCGGcgcggcggctgctgttgcagcagcacccgCAATTACCATTAATGCATTTGAGTTAAAGTGCACATATATGGGTGCGGGCGATACAAACACTAAACCCCTCGAGCGACAGTAAAAGGGCGCCTGTCTCCGCCTTTTTCGCTTAAACTTGGACACTCACGAGACGttttgccgccgccgcccggTACCTAGTTTGTACGCGCAAAAATTATCTACACCAAGCTTCACATCCTACCGCAACAAAGAAAACTGCTGCACGGAAACCACTCCACTCGCAAAACTCTCCTTTTCtcaattttgtataattaatagTGACACAACCAACCTTTTGTCGTTTTAAATGACAACCGCAGTTAATTACACGAAAATACAATTGTTTAGTGGACAAAAGAAATGCACGAACCGacgccaacaaaaaattaaacaacgCGCTAGGAGTGTGACCGCagtgaccgcgaaattatcgataaaatataccgccagggcctcgtaaatataccaaaatataccattgcatcttcaaaatataccgtaaatgtACCGTAGTCCTAAATCAtatttctcgattttgatgttcgaTTTGATGTTACTAGCTTCCAACGACTTtcaccactgaaacaataatttaatccgatggAAGAATAAgttttgcttattataaatactcctttttattggattgtactCCTTATGAcattatattttacaaattgtatattaaactaaatcaaatatatcgatatttttgcaGTGATATTACCGATGATAtgtttcaaatatttgacagccCCATTACGCGCATCAAGGACACACACCGCAAAACTATCGATCAAACATATATCtctcaaaaatataaatataattttaaaagcTAGTTAGCAGAAACACTGACACTTTAATTCTTAAATTGCTCATAAAATGAGGCAAGACTAAAAAAGGTCAATACAGCTGGCGCCAAAAGTCGAATGCAAGTTGGCAGCTTTCGTATGCAGCTTAGTGTGACCAGAAACTCTACATGCTGTGAACTAGTTCCGAAAATGCACGCAAAAaggtaattaaaatatttgaatatatttaaaactgAAATTGTATCATAAACCTTTGAATTTTGGCTGTTTACGGTTGTAATGTTGTGGCAATGACCTCAGCGCTCATAATATTTCATATGGCGCTAATAACATTTTACTGCGCATTTAGCTAAATTAATAGGGGGAAAACTGGTTTGAGTGCATCAGCCTTCGCGGCcctacaaacatatgtatatgtatgtgtgcagcGCCGCCTACACATTTAAAGCCATTCAATGCTCAATGCACTGGTTCGTTCTCATGCTTTTGCTCATGAACGATTGGCGATTGGAAAACACTTGGACTTCGATTTGCCGCATTTAATCACTATTGTCCGACCCTTGACCGATTCAGATGGATATGTGCACACCACATATACTATAAATACATCAATTAGCCCATCCAGATTGACAGAATCAATAGTCAGCGGTAAAGGTTAGCGAGCAGCAGAACGTTTATAGTACATAATATAAAGCCGAATATTTTTAATCGCAGAGagcagtaccagcagcagtagcaccagcagcaggcagcgacgACATTCTGATAACGATCTGTTCCAGTAGAAAGCATTTTGTCGAAACGTCAGCGCTTGTGAAATGGCAGCGGAACGATTGGATGTTATAATTTTCGGAGCCAGCGGCTTCACCGGAAAGTATACGGTTTTTGAGGCGGTCACCGTGCTGAACGGTCTGCGATGGGGCATTGCCGGACGCAATCGGGAGAAGCTGGAGTCGGTGCTGAAGCAGATGGGGGCCAAGGCCAAGAAGGATCTGTCGCAGACGCCCATCTTCATAGCGGACATCAGCGACGAGGCCTCCCTGCTGGAAATGGCCAAGCGGTGTCGCATTGTGGTTAACACGGCGGGCCCCTATCGCTTCCATGGCGAGAAGGTGGTCAGCGCCTGCATCGAGGCGGGCACGCATCACGTGGACGTCAGCGGGGAGCCGCAGTACATGGAGACGATGCAGCTGAAGTACGATCAGCGCGCAAAGGAGCGTGGTGTGTATGTGGTCAGTGCCTGCGGCTTTGACTCCATACCCGCCGACATGGGCGTCGTCTTTGTGGAGAAGAACTTCGACGGCGTTGTCAATTCGGTGGAAACGTTTCTGGAGAGTGGCGTCAAGGAAGGCGGCGATTCCGGCACCCGTGCTGGCCTCAACTATGGCACCTGGGAGAGCGCCGTCTATGGGCTGGCCCACTCGGACGAGCTGCGTGGCATACGGCAGAAGCTGTTCCCCCAGCGCTTGCCCAAGTTCTATCCGCTGCTGAAGCATCGTCCGTTGATCTTCCGCTCCACAGAGGTGGACAAGATCTGCCTGCCCTTCCCGGGCTCCGATCGGTCGGTGGTGATGCGCTCGCAGCGTTTCCTCTACGACCAGGACAAGAAGCGCCCAGTACAGATGCACGCCTACGTCGGATTCCCCTCCTGGATagcagccgctgctgtggTTCTGTTTGCCAGCATCTTTGGCCTGATGTCCAAGTTCCAAATCGGCCGCACTCTGCTGCTCAAGTACCCGGGCATCTTCTCGGGTGGCCTGGCCTCTCGCGCCGGTCCCAGCGAGGACTCCATGGAGCGCACCTACTTCAAGATGACATTCAAGGCAACTGGCTGGGCCCAGTCCGAGCGGCTGGCCGAGAGCACGGACCAGTACACGGAGCCACCCACCAAGACACTGATGGTGCGCGTCTCGGGCATGAATCCTGGCTACGGCGCCACATGTGTGGCTCTGCTTTCGACCGCTCTAACCATCCTGCGAGAGAGCGACAAGATGCCCAACAACGGCGGTGTCCTGGCCCCGGCTGCCGCCTTCTCCAAGACGAGCCTCATCAGCGAACTGGAGAAGCACGAGCACGGCATGAAATTCGAGATTCTGGCCAACAAGTGAACGCATTCCAGTTGCGTGGTCGTAGTGGTTAACTCTTAGGCTCGACAATGTCTATTCCcctgtttgtttattttttaatcaCTCACTCAAATTTGTAGCACAAACATTAGACGCTATTAATGTTGCCCCCCGTCCCGCACTTCACAAATGCTAACCTTCCGGCCATAGATCAATCTTAGCcttaataaatgcaaaattccCAATACCCAGAGCCCGTCTACTTGTCCTTGTCGGCTTCGGCGGCCGCCAGTTGTTTGCGAAAACGCGCCTGGGCCTCCACGGGCCAATCCTTAAGCTCGGCCTTGCCACAGGGCAGGCAAACGGTCTTTGTGTAGTAGTAGCTGCATGCAGCATCCTTGCACACCACcttcgagcagctgctgcaatggGAGCCGATGGCAATGTAGTACTCGGGCTTCATCTGCCAgcgtggcggcggcggctggaAGGGATCGCGCATCACAAATGTATTCTCGAGGTATTTGATGCCCAACGCAAAGGGCGGCTCCCGTCCAAAGTAGTGTACGAGTTCGTGCATGTCGCAGGCAGAGCAGCGAAAGTCAATCTTGGCAATGCGCTCGTCCCGCTCCTTCGGATCGAGCTCCTCCTTTGGCTTCTCATCCTCTTCGGGCAGCTGCAGGCGTGCGATTTCAGCAGCCTCATCATTCAACACAAGATCCTCATCGTCCAGATCATTGCCTATGTCTTCGTCTATGTCTACGTTGACGCTGcggctggcgctgctggtgctAGGCTGGTCATCCTCATCCATTATGGCGCACTGCaagagaacgaacgaacacaAGAAAACTGGAAAGCTTTCACAGTGAGGAAGGAGCATGACCTTTACTAATGACTAAATAATGTGCAACACTTAAGACTAAGAACAATTAAACGCAGTCAGCGCTCGATGGTCAATCTGTGAAGGTCTGGCGACGCTTGCTCGGCAGGTCGCTGGGCCACCAGTCGGGACGCTCGGCAAAGCAGCGCTCACCATCGACCACCAGCTCTTGAGCACCGTTGAGCACCTGCTCAATGCGCAGCAGGGCAACGCCATGGTTATGGGCATGCCCAAAGACGCGTCCGAGATTAGCACCAGCCACAGACTGAACCGTCTGGTTGGCTCCCAATGGCGCCGTCAGACGTATGGGCATATAGCGCTTGCGTATCACACCCGAGTGATGAATGCGGGCGGTGAGCTCCTGGCCCACATAGCAGCCCTTGTTGAAGCTTACGCCGTTGAGGAAGTCTGCGTTCGCCTCCAGGGGAAAGCACTTGCCCGGCGGCAGCTCCTCACTGCCCTCGCCAACGCCCTGCTTGTAGCGCAGCAATTGATAGTTGCTCCCCGATGACGGCGGTGTCAGATTCGCCTCATTCTTGCGCCACAAGCCGCTGACCAGCTGCTGCAAGCCCAAGTCTGTGGGAGCCAGAATGCGTGTGCCCAGCGCTGCGAGCCTGGGATCTGATGAGATGAAGACTTCCAAttctttgttattttgcagcttttcGCCCCCGTTGTGGCCATTGAACAGGACCCAGGGCGCGTATTCATCATCGATAGAGTCGATGTCGATCTTCTTGCGAACGCGAAAGGTGCGCAAGTGGCGTCTGAACTCCTCGGAAACTTGCCGGTCGCACTCCAGAAGGTAGGTGTCCGGGCTGTCTGTACGATATACGATCGTGTCGTATAGCACTCGCCCCCCTTTGTTCAGGAACATGGCGTATATGGAGGACGGACCATCCGGCCGCTGCAAGTGGGACACATCGTTGGTGACCAGACCTTGCAAAAACGGCAGCACCTCCGCCCCATGGACCCGAGTCAGCTCCCGGTGGGCCAATTTCTCCAGAGTGGAAGTTGGCTTCCCAGGCCGGGTGTCGGCAAAGTTACGCATGCAGCATCGAGTGAGGCGTAGAAACTTGAAATTTTTGCATATGTTCATGCTGCAAATGAGTGCGGGAACTGTTCCGGCTATCCATAACAGGGAAATTCGATCTCCACTTACCTTGATTTGTATATAAAGTGATTAAAAACCAATATAACTGCCGACCAACTTTGAATTTCTGAATAATTTCTGTTCAACAGCTGTTTTCGTAAGTGACACTGCGGACTTGTCGATAAAGTATACCGAGAGACCCTAGGAAatattccatttcatttttaaaatatactgtaaatataccgtaaatctaaAATAATATTCGTCGATCTTGaccttctgtttaatattaccagctagttagaaATCGCAGCTCTAAGGCTATAATTTTACCcgaatcatcattcaatttTTTACAAGATTGGGTAGTTTTTAggatttattttgattgtaTTGTCTATAAAAAGAGGTTAAATCTAAAAGggtaaataaaagaaatagcataaaacgcctttgacaaattgttgctgGGCAGCCGGTAGTAGGGTGTGATTCCATTTCCGTTGAAAAAACGAGCGTATGGTGTTTCGATACCCTATATTCTTGAATGTACCGtaaaaatggaattggaataaGAACAAGATATTTTTttgaacaaaaagtgcaatgGCATTTATGTTTCGGGTGTGGAAAAATAGTCTTGTAAGAAATCGTACAATATTTTTGAGGGATTGTTCCGGTGGTTCGTTTTGTGTTCGGAATTGAGTCAAATTATAACTGGAAAAGGTCCAACCCTTTCAATTAGATTGTCACTAATTTAAAACTAAAGACTTAGGCTAGCTTCACATTAGTTTTTCGGCTTTGGTGCAATCTTCTTGGCCATCGCATTGAGCTGGTCGTtgctcttcttctttggcttcttGGCCTTTTTGATGCCATCAACCTTGACGCCCCGATACTctgatttctttttgctgcccGCCGCAGCACTGTCTCCCTGCGCCGCTGCTGGCTTGCCGTTctgcttgtgctgcttttTATCCAGACGCTTCTTGGCACCCACTGAGTTCTGCTTGGTCTTTGATTTCGATGGAGGACCTGATttcgaagcagcagcatcgcgcACCTGTTTGGCGCCCAACTTCTTGACCAAATAGCGTTCCACATTTATTGGCCTATCGTCGAGCAGTGTCTGGTTGAGCTCCAGTGCCAGACCCACGGCATCGGGCTTCTTGAAGCACACATAGGCCACGCCTTTGCAGCCCTTTTCGCCTTCCTGTAAGCAGCGGATATAGTCGATTTCACCACAGCTGGAGAATATTTCACGCAGCTTCTCCTCGTTGGCCGctaaaacaagaaaatgtaatgtaattaTAATTCATAAATTCAGCGATGAAGAGATCACCTACAGTATTTTAGGCTACCGACGAAGATGGTGCGCTTGGCATCGGCATCTTGGGGCAAGTTATTatctccaccaccaccacccgaCTTTGCAGCTGGGGTTACACGCAAGTGATTCTCCTTGAATTCTGTGCCATTCAACGCCAGCGCCTTCGCAGCAATCTCGGCACTTTCGAGCACAACGTAGGCGTTTAGTGAGTCCGTTCCCTTGCGCTGTTTGTGCTTGAACAATCGCGTGCCACCAGCTGTGCGAAGGCGTACGGACTTGATTTTGCCATAAGGCACCAAGAGGCGCGCCAACTGGACGCGCTTGGTGTTGATGGGAAGATTGCCAATAAAAATGGTAGCAGCTTCCTCGGCAGGATCCCGCTCCCATTTGACAGCGCCTGTTTGTAATCAATTGAAAGACTGTGGTAAAGAGATACCgaataatatttgaaattcGCATTACCTTCATCCTTGTTGTTGGCCTTGGATTTCTTGGTGGCCTTTTGCAGCTGTTTATTCTCTGGTTTAGCGGCTGTCTTGGGGGTCACTTTTTCAGTTGCTTCTTCGGACTTGATAGTTTCTTTCTTGACCTCTTTCTCTGTTGGTGCAGCGGAAGCTTTTAAtaacttttgttgctgtttctttaGCTTCTGGCCAGCCTTTTTGGCCCGCTTCTTCTCGATCTTGGCCAGGTCTGCTACCGTCAGTTTCTTTGGACTCTCATTGTCCACCGCCTTTTTCACTGCGGCCTGCTCTGTCTTGGGTTGCTTTggcttcttttgtttctttttgattAGCTTGCTCTCCGGGGCAACAACAGGTGGCTTCTTCGCCTGTTTTAATTCACCGTTCacatttcctttatttttcggcgttttcattttgctggcGTTTACTTCACGTGTGTTTGCAGTGTGACCTGACGCTCGGAAATATGCCGAAATACACCTGCTTGACAATATTCTTTGTTATATACCGTATGCTTAGCGATAGTTCCGCGGTCGGTCACACTACGAGGTTGTTATTGTCATCCCTAATTGtattaatttgttgcatggttttgttgtttttttcggctgctagtgtttatttttgaaccaaacaatgaaaatatacAAGCAGAAGCTTCGTGACGCCTGGCTGCAAATGCCCGAGTTCCGGCCGTGGTTGCGCCGGGACCCAGAAGACTCTTATCGTGCGCACTGCCGATTCTGCAAGTGTGGCGTGAATACCAAAATATGCGACTTGCGCGCCCATGCCCGGACGATGAAGCATAGGAAGAGGAACTCTGAGCCTGTCATTGAAGTCAAGCCAGCTGCCCATTTGGTGAGCATTATATCTGCCTCCGTCTCGTCTCACACGCATTGTATTAACTTGGAAATATGCACACCTAGGCCGACGCTGAAGATGCGATCGAGATTTCAATTTGCCACAGCAACATCAGAAGTAGTCCCAAAGTTAGATCGAAGCCGCCAACTGTAAGGCGCGAAAAAATTCGGAAAGTGAAAGAGGATGAAAAGTCGCAGCCAATTGACTATGAGCAGATACTCCAAAATCTGGCCCTTTACGAGCCTGAGCAGGTGATGTTCTCCACATGTCCTTTGACGGGACCAGAGCATAACCCTGAAGAAGAGGCCGAAACGGTAGTGGTTGCCACCGATACTACTATTGATGAGGATATGATCAACAAGGCTGTGGCGAACGCAGTAAACAACCAAAAGGATTCTTCGCAGATTTTTGGAGACTTTGTGGCCGATCGACTGCGACAATTGAGTAGTGATGCGTCCGAGTTTGCCAAGGATAAGATTATGAAAGCTATTTTAGAAGCTGCCTCTATAGACAGATCAGTTAGTTATACATAGAATAATTAGTTTAGTTAAATTGTAAAAACGAGTTTAAAAACAGTAAAGTATATTAAACAATACAAAGGTTTTTGTATTAACACTAACGCTGGTCACACTGGCACAGCGCCTCGTTCAGCTGTACAGTTTCATAGTGATGCCACTATTAGGTGTGAAAATTCGATAGTATCGATGGATTTACAGCCCTACAAAGCGCCGACAAGATGTAAGTGAATTGAAATTACATGGAATTACATTTAATGCTGTCTGACTAGCAAAGCAAGTACATTTGAATAACCATGGGCGACTATGCGACCGAACATGCTTTCAGGAAACAGTGGCTGTACTGGTGCCGCCTTTGCGCCAAGAACGACGCCGAGATCAAGGTGCGAGACAATTCAGACGATGAGGAAGTTGTAAGGATAATTAGCAAATGCTTTGATGTGGAGGTGAGTAGCTCCGTGCAAGCAAAGGTTCTCTGGCTAATTTCCCGCTCTAGATGACGCTGGAGGAGCCGGAACTGGGCAGCATGCTGTGCAACGAATGCTTCTCCATGGTTGGCCAGCTGATTAGCTTCTCCGAAAATGTCAACAAGGTGCAGGCAATCTTTGAGCTATTGCGTCACACGGAGACAACGGAGACGCTCAATGTGTTTGAGCTGCGTCGTCAGTACGGACTGTCCGTCGACTACAAAACAGAATGCGAGGACTACGGTGAGGATGGAACTGAAGAGTTTCTTGGAGCAGAAAGTCCGGTCTGTGAGATGCCCGACGAGAAGCTGCCCATAGAAGCGCTGATTGATACAGATAATGAACATCCCAGTGTGTCCCTCGTGAAAAGAAGACGAGGTCGTCCCAAAGGTAGTTCTTCTGCCAAGAAACCAAACAATACCAACACTCCCACTCAATTGGCGAAAGTTGCTGCACACATTGAGCCGAAACGCTTCATTAAAGTCGAGCCAAGTGAAGATTCTCCCTTACCTGACTACGAGAGCTGTGATACTCAGCCTGAAGAACAGCAAGAGATGGAGAATAAtagtcctccagctgctgggagCCACACCTGtaaaatttgccaaaagacGCTTATCTCGGCAGCGTCCTTGCGGCGACACAAGCTGGAAGTGCACTGCAACCTAAAACGCTTCATTTGTGATGTTTGCGGAAAGGGACTGACCACATTCACGGCTCTCGTCGAGCACAAGCTTGTGCACACCGACTACTGCCCCTGCATTTGTCACGTCTGCAATGCGGCGTTTAAAAACAAGGCACGATTACGGGTAAGTAAAAGAGAATCCTCCATTGATACATGATTATTTGCTACCTATGATATTTGTTACCCCTGACAGGTCCACTTGCAAACCCATGGTGCGCCTAGCTTTGAGTGCAATGTGTGCGGAAAGAAACTACAGACACGAGCAATATTGAACAAGCACAAGTACGTGCATACAGATGAGCGCCGCTTCAAGTGTGATATCTGCGGACTCGGCTCCAAGAACTCTACGGCCATGAAGATACATCTTTTGAGCCACACGGGACTGCGACCGTATGTGTGCAAGTACTGTGGAAAGGCTTTCGCCAGCAACACAAATTGTCGCGCCCACAAGTTTAAGAAGCATCCTTACGAAGCGTCGATGGAGGATGAAAAGGAATCTTCACGCATACCCGTGCCAACGCTGGATGAGCTGAGAGCCATGTAATGATGAGCCGTGACATTCGAAATGTTCAAAACTTTACTGATTTCCGACCTATTTTTTGCAGAACACGTGAAATGGCAAAGTCGAAAAAGGAGGCAGAGGAAGCCGAGgaggcggcagaggcagcggcagaagaaCTAGAACTAGTTTCCGATTGACAAACAATTgattttgcatgttttattggtctataaattaaaatctatccgagtttatattttatacacaACAAAAGCTCTACTAAAAATACCAACCAAACTAAAGCGTTCTTGGCACTTTTTTCCGCTAATTTACCTTTGCGTGAGATGGTCACGCTAAACTAAtatgttaatttaattgaagaaaaagtaaacaaaagcaatCTTTTGGAGATACGAAAGCTGGATTAGCCTTATCTGATGTGTTCACTTTGATGATATGATGGCGGAGAGCAGTAGAGAAACcacccacagccactggcTGAACTGGTGCCGTCTGTGTGCCAAGGACGATGTGCGCGGCAATGTGAAAGTTCATACGAATGAGAAGGGTCAGGGAACCTGGGACAATGTCATGATTATGGCCATCCGCAGGTACTTCGAGGTGCATGTAAGTTTCTCTCACTGCCTTTAGCCAGAACTAATGCGACACTTGCTCCGTAGATGCGTCTGGAGGATGAGCTAAGCAGCGTCCTTTGCACAGAGTGCTACACGCTGATCAGTGAACTAATCGATTTTGCGGAGCATGTTACCAAGGTGCAGGCCATCTTTGAAGTCTTGCGCCGCACAGAGACGGATCAGAACAAACAGCTGGATGTATTAGCTCTCAGACAGCAGTATGGACTCTGCGCGGACGACTGGTCGCACATCATTAAGCCGATGCCGGTGCCAGAGAGCGAACCCAGCCCTGCCAAGTCCATAGATTTTGAAACTGAAGATCTCATATATCACAGCCACGTACAAGTATTAGATGAACCAGTAATCCAAGAGGCAGACACATCCGTCCTACCGCAGCAGGCGCAGAGAATACAAGAAAACGCTCCCTCCGACCACGTGCCGTGTGGCGTCTCAAAGCAGGAATTTGTAGACTTGGGTCCCCTCTTGCAAGGCGATAAGCTAATGGAGAACCATATGGATGTCAACGCAAATGATTTGGAGGCGGAAGATGTTCTAATTGCTCAACCGGACATTAACCAACATCAGATGCAGATTGATGTGTGTCCTGGCGATTCCAGCGATGAGGATATCAAGCCGGATGTGTCTGGCCACTGTGATGATGATCAAGAATTTCCACCTAGTCCCGCGGAGCCAGCGATCAAGCCACCAGCAAATGTGGAAAATTCTCATACAGACAACGGCCAGGAGAAAAGTAAACCTTGTCGGGGTGAGCCACCCAGCAAACGGTGTCGCATGGACTGCGAGAGATGTGGGAAGACCTATCGGAATCGTGCCTCCTACGAGAAGCACATCGAACAGGAAGAGTGCCAGAAAATCGTTCGAAAAGTGAAGGTGGACAGGAACACGAGCTGTGACCTCTGCCACAAGACGCTCTCGTCAGTATCGGCGCTGCGGCTGCACAAGGAGGGCATGCACGAGAACGTAAAGCCATACATTTGCGACAGTTGTGGCAAGCAGCTGAAGACGATAACAGCATTAAATGAACACAAGCTAGTCCACACGGACAGTCGTCCGTTCGAGTGTCCCGTGTGCAAGGCGGGCTTCAAGAATCGCGCGCGTCTGAAGGTTCACCGTCAGATCCACGAGGATCCCAGCTTCGAGTGCAACATTTGCGGCAAGAAGCTGCAAACGCGACGCACCTGGAACATGCACAAGGTGGTGCACAAAGAGGAGCGCAACTTGAAGTGTGATGTTTGCGGTGCCCTCTTCAAACGCTCCAAGACTCTGAAGACTCACTTGCTTGGCCACACGGGCCTGAGACCCTACGTCTGCAACTATTGTGGGAAAACATTTGCCTGCAATGCCAATTGTCGGTCCCACAAGCTGAAGAAGCATTCACAGGAGATGCAGCAGGGCCAGGATGAGGAGAGCTTGGCCACGCGTTTGAGTGTTCCCACTCTGGAAGAGCTGCGCGTAATGTAAGTCGATGAGTTTTGGGGTGGCAAAAGAGAGTCCACTaattatttgcaaatttttacAGAGCACAGAAACTACCAAAAGCGGAAAGCAGTcaggaaaatacaaaaataaagtcCAGTTCAGAGTAAAAGAAGTCTTCTTATAGGGAGCTGCAAAAGGCATTAGATTATAGACAATTAATTAAGATATCTCTAACTAAATGTACATCTAATTGCCGGCACTAATCATTGAGCTGATTCAGCCCAGATCATTGCATATCTGCCTCGTGTAAGTCCTCCATGCGTACAGGTTGCGTGTATGGTATGatggatttatttttagtgtCTCTGGACAATGCCTTGCGCATATCGAGTGCATCCTCGTCCTGATCGCCCGCGTAGTAGTCGAGTATGGTGCGGTAGATGATGTAGCCGAGGTTCGTGTACATATTGATGGCCACCTGGTTGCTCTTGCGCACAAACAAATCCACAAAGTAGGCGCGCTTCTTTTCCGATACGTCCTCGAGGAATTTCATGAGCAGCGCCGCCAGCCCGAGACGCCTGTAGTCGGGCGAAACAGTTAGAGCGGTCACATGTCCATGCCAGTTGTGCTGGCGTCCCTCCACTTTGCCCATAATGTAGCCCATTATTTGGCCACTGGGCGACTCGGCCAGCTGAAAGTACTCGGGCCACTTTGCCAGGTATTGCGTGTAGAAGGACATTCCGTACGTTTCCGTGAGTGGGTCCAAGTTGACATTGTTGAACTTGAAAAGATCGTCGAAGGTAAATGGTCGCAAAGTTGTCATTTTGCAGCAAATATCAGATTTATCAGATATCCTGCAGCATCAtccatatatgcatgtgtatcGATTGTAATCGATAAGCTCTTTCAAAGCTTTGACAACCCTAGACTATCGGAAAGCTTATATGCTGAgataatcaaaacaaaacaaaaagcaagatAAAAATGGACATACAATTCGACAGCGAGAGCTATTGGAACCGATCCTCGCGTGCCGCCTTCAGCTTcgacgatgaggacgaggTGGACATTGTCAGCACAGAGCTTCCCAGCAACAAGTGGGAGAACAATGGAATCTTTAGCGACGATACCATTTCGGAGGCCAGTTTTGAAAACAGCCCCGCCTTGAATCATCTCTCCATCAAAGCCATTCTCAGTGAGGAGGCGCTAAAGCTGGTACTTCAAGAGCAAACCCTGGACGAGCGTGTCATCCACAAGGGCGTCTCCcccgaggaggagctgaagctgttgCGGCGACAGATCCAAAGCACTCTATACAGTCCCGATTTGGAGGTGACGGCGCAAAAGTTGCTGCAGGGCAAGACGGCG from Drosophila subobscura isolate 14011-0131.10 chromosome O, UCBerk_Dsub_1.0, whole genome shotgun sequence encodes:
- the LOC117898393 gene encoding zinc finger protein weckle isoform X2 translates to MKQWLYWCRLCAKNDAEIKVRDNSDDEEVVRIISKCFDVEMTLEEPELGSMLCNECFSMVGQLISFSENVNKVQAIFELLRHTETTETLNVFELRRQYGLSVDYKTECEDYGEDGTEEFLGAESPVCEMPDEKLPIEALIDTDNEHPSVSLVKRRRGRPKGSSSAKKPNNTNTPTQLAKVAAHIEPKRFIKVEPSEDSPLPDYESCDTQPEEQQEMENNSPPAAGSHTCKICQKTLISAASLRRHKLEVHCNLKRFICDVCGKGLTTFTALVEHKLVHTDYCPCICHVCNAAFKNKARLRVHLQTHGAPSFECNVCGKKLQTRAILNKHKYVHTDERRFKCDICGLGSKNSTAMKIHLLSHTGLRPYVCKYCGKAFASNTNCRAHKFKKHPYEASMEDEKESSRIPVPTLDELRAITREMAKSKKEAEEAEEAAEAAAEELELVSD
- the LOC117898393 gene encoding zinc finger protein weckle isoform X1 — protein: MGDYATEHAFRKQWLYWCRLCAKNDAEIKVRDNSDDEEVVRIISKCFDVEMTLEEPELGSMLCNECFSMVGQLISFSENVNKVQAIFELLRHTETTETLNVFELRRQYGLSVDYKTECEDYGEDGTEEFLGAESPVCEMPDEKLPIEALIDTDNEHPSVSLVKRRRGRPKGSSSAKKPNNTNTPTQLAKVAAHIEPKRFIKVEPSEDSPLPDYESCDTQPEEQQEMENNSPPAAGSHTCKICQKTLISAASLRRHKLEVHCNLKRFICDVCGKGLTTFTALVEHKLVHTDYCPCICHVCNAAFKNKARLRVHLQTHGAPSFECNVCGKKLQTRAILNKHKYVHTDERRFKCDICGLGSKNSTAMKIHLLSHTGLRPYVCKYCGKAFASNTNCRAHKFKKHPYEASMEDEKESSRIPVPTLDELRAITREMAKSKKEAEEAEEAAEAAAEELELVSD
- the LOC117898392 gene encoding zinc finger protein weckle; translated protein: MMAESSRETTHSHWLNWCRLCAKDDVRGNVKVHTNEKGQGTWDNVMIMAIRRYFEVHMRLEDELSSVLCTECYTLISELIDFAEHVTKVQAIFEVLRRTETDQNKQLDVLALRQQYGLCADDWSHIIKPMPVPESEPSPAKSIDFETEDLIYHSHVQVLDEPVIQEADTSVLPQQAQRIQENAPSDHVPCGVSKQEFVDLGPLLQGDKLMENHMDVNANDLEAEDVLIAQPDINQHQMQIDVCPGDSSDEDIKPDVSGHCDDDQEFPPSPAEPAIKPPANVENSHTDNGQEKSKPCRGEPPSKRCRMDCERCGKTYRNRASYEKHIEQEECQKIVRKVKVDRNTSCDLCHKTLSSVSALRLHKEGMHENVKPYICDSCGKQLKTITALNEHKLVHTDSRPFECPVCKAGFKNRARLKVHRQIHEDPSFECNICGKKLQTRRTWNMHKVVHKEERNLKCDVCGALFKRSKTLKTHLLGHTGLRPYVCNYCGKTFACNANCRSHKLKKHSQEMQQGQDEESLATRLSVPTLEELRVIAQKLPKAESSQENTKIKSSSE
- the LOC117898401 gene encoding N-alpha-acetyltransferase 20-like: MTTLRPFTFDDLFKFNNVNLDPLTETYGMSFYTQYLAKWPEYFQLAESPSGQIMGYIMGKVEGRQHNWHGHVTALTVSPDYRRLGLAALLMKFLEDVSEKKRAYFVDLFVRKSNQVAINMYTNLGYIIYRTILDYYAGDQDEDALDMRKALSRDTKNKSIIPYTQPVRMEDLHEADMQ